The window GGTCGAGAACGTGGTGGCCGGGGCGCAGCCTTGCCGCGTCCAGTACCCGGTCACGGATCTCGGCGAGCAGGCCGGCGAGGGCAGCCCGGTCCGTGCTGTCTCGACCCGAGTCCCGATCCCGGGACAACCACTGCCCCGCCTGGTCGGGAGGTGTTGCCCGTGTAGCCTGCTCACCCATGAGAGCCCGCCGCTACGCCGTTGCCGCAGTGAGGCGGAAGGCCGGCCCGACAGCGTTGTTCAGCGACGGGAGAAGCTCGGCGAGCCGGGCGTCCTTCTCCGCATGGTAGATGCGGTCGATAGTGGCGATCTGCTCATCGGTGAGCAGTTCGTGTCCGTGCCCGCCGTAGGTGAAGAACAGCTCTTCCTCTGCCCGGAACAGCTCGGCGTGACGGTCGAGAAGCTCCTTACGGCCCACCACCGCCTCGGTATCCAGACGGCCCCGCTTGTGTTCCAGCTCCTCGGTGATCTGGGCGAAGCTCACCCGGATGGCGACCAGTCGCGCCTGGTACTCGGCGTTGATGTCGATCAGACGGCTGATCTGCTCGGCGGTGAGTCCGATCTCCTCGTGGTGGGACAGCATCCGGGTGAACAGGACCTTCGCCGCGATGCTCTCGCAGGCGATATCGATCAGATACCCGGGCCGGGGGAACAGGTTGTGATTGACGCCGCACATGATGGCTACTCCTCCGAAGTCACGTTGAAGTCGGGATGATGTCGGGCACTTTCCGAATCGGACTCCGGCGGCGCACGCGCCACGCCGGGTGATCGAACGCCAGATGTTCGCCGCCACACGGTCCATGGCGGTCGCCCATCCGCGAGAGGGGCGCGGTGGGAGGCATCCTTCAACGCGACAGCGGACACACGTGCCCTGTGCGCCTCCAGCATGGGAGTCGAAGACGTCGCGGGTGCGAGGTCGGTCAACGCGGCCGGACCCCTGGTGGCGTTTGCCGATATGTCAGGCCGTGTCACGGTCGTCACGGGTACTCCGCAGGTCGCCGGATCGGGGTGTGCGGGCACCGGGTTCGGGTGGGAACGCGGTTTCATGGGCTGGTCCCATCGGTGACGCCGAGCAGGCGGTCGAGGTCGTGCCGGGCGGTGGGGTCGGTCAAGGCCCCGCTGGGCAGGTCGAGGGTGATCCGCCCGTGGTGCAGGCCGAGGGCACGGTCGGCGATGCCGACTGCGAGGCGGAGGTTCTGCTCGGCGAGGACGACGGTGACGCCTGCACCGGCGATGCGCCGTAGGGCGGTGGTGAGCTGCGCGATGATGGCGGGTGCCAGTCCTTCGCTGGGTTCGTCGAGCAGGAGCAGGCGGGGGTTGCCGAGCAGGGCACGGGCGATGGCGAGCATCTGCTGTTCACCTCCGGACAGGTCTGCGGCGTGGTGACGCAGGCGGGCGCGCAGTGGTGGCAGGAGGGTGAGGATCTCGTCGCGGGTCCACCGGCGGCCGGCCGCCGTGCGGTGGTGTCGGGCGGCGGCTTCGGCCACGGTGAGGTGGTCGGTGACGGTGAGCGCGCCGAAGAGCCGGCGTCCCTGCGGGACGATCGCCACGCCTGCACGGGCGATGTGGTGCGGTGCGGTGGGCAGCGGGATGCCGGCGAAGTGAATGTGCCCGGCGGTGGTGGGGATCAGCCCGGCAAGGGCACTGAGCAGAGTGGTCTTGCCTGCGCCGTTGCGGCCGAGGACGGCGGTGACGTCCCGGTCGGTGATGGTGAGGTCGACGTCGTGCAGGACCTGGGCGTCGTGGTAGCCGGCCCGCAGGCCGCGAACCCGCAGCAGGGCCGGTCGGTCGGCGGGCCCCGGCTGCCGGGTGTGCGGCCTGATGGCGTCCGTGGTGGCGGGGTTGAGGTAAGCGGCCTGGACCTCAGGGTGGGCGCGAACGGTGTGCGGGGTGCCGGTGGCGATGTGGTGACCGTGGTGCAGGACGGTGACGGTGCCGGCGATCTGCCAGACGAGGTCGAGGTGGTGGTCGATGAACAGCACCGTGACGGTGTCGGGCAGCGCGCCGATGGTGGCTGCCAGCCGTTGGATCTCGTCGGGGTCGAGGCCGGCGGAGGGTTCGTCGAGCAGCAGCAGCCGGGGCCGGGCGGCGAGGGCGACGGCGAGTTCGAGGCGGCGGCGTAACCCGTAGGGCAGGGCACCGGCCGGGGATGTGGCGTGGGCTGTCAGGCCGGCGGCGGCGAGGGCAGCGTGGACGAGCGCGGTGGTGTGACCAGGGTGCAGGAACCGTCGCCGGGTGGTGAGGGTGTGGTGGCGGGTGATGGCCAGGGCGACGTTCGCCGCAGCGGTGAGTCGGTCGAAGACAGCGGGGTGTTGCCAGGTGCGGCCGATACCACGGCGGGCGCGCGACGCGGGACGCGCGCGGGTGACGTCGTGGCCGTCGAACACGATCCGGCCGGTGGTGGGGCGGGTGCTGCCGGCGATGAGGTGGAACAAGGTGCTTTTGCCGGCGCCGTTGGCGCCGATGACGGCGTGCCGCGCGCCGGTGGGGATCGTGAGGGTGAGGGGGTGCAGGGCGGTCAGGCCGCCGTAGCGGCGGGAGACCCGGTCGAGGTGCAGGGTCACGGCAGCCTCCCCAGTCTGGTGCGGACGCGGGCGGCGGCGGGTCGGGCGTAGGCCACGGCGAGGAACAGCAGTCCGAGCAGGGCGAGGCTGTGCCCGCCGGTGGCTTGACCGGCGAGGTCCCGGACGGCGACGACCGTCACCGCGCCGATGACGGCGCCGCTGATGGTGCCGGCGCCGATCGCGGCGGCGAGCAGGACGAGGGCGGCGGTCTCGAAGCCGAGGTCGGCTGGGGAGACGTAGCGGTTGACGGTGATCAGGAGCGCGCCGGCGGCTCCGGCGAGGGCACCGGCGGCGGTGTATCCGGCGGCGAGTCCGACGGTGACGTGGTGGCCGAGGGCGGCCATGCGGGGTTCGTGGTCGGCGCAGCCACGCAGCACGAGACCCAGGCGGGACCGCGCCAGCAGCACGGCTGCCGTGGTGGCGAGCAGGAAGACCGCGAGGGTGTACCAGTAGACGGGCGCGGCGCCGGTCAGTGGGGGGCCGGCGGGCCAGGCGGTGACCGGTGGGGTGTGCAGGCCGTCGTCGCCGCCGGTTACCGGTTTCCACTGGGCGGCGACGGTCGCGGTCAGGGCCTGGATCGCGAAGGTGGTCATGAGGAACGTGGTGCCGCGGGTCCGCAGCACCAGCGGCGCGGTCACCGCCGCCGCGACGGCCCCGGTCGTGGTCGCGGCGGCGAGCAGGACAGGCCCGTCGGTGACGCCGGCGCCGGCGAGCAGGGCGGCGGTGTAGGCGCCGACGCCGAGGTAGGCGGGCTGCCCGAAGGCGGGCAGCCCGGCGACGCCGACGAGCAGCTGGGTGGAGACCGCCAGGACCGCGAAGACCAGGGCGGTCGCGGCGACCGTGACGGTGTACGCGTCGGCGATCAGCGGAAGCCCCGCCGCGACGACAACGGCGGCGGCACCGGCGGCGCGGACGATGACGGTACGGGCGGCGGTGCCCTCCGGCGGGGCCGGCACCATGCTGGTGGTCGCCGACACGCTGGTAGTGGTGGTCATGTTGGGGTCACCGCCGTCGGGCCGGTGGTGCGGCTGCGGACGACCAGGACGGTGAGTAGGGCGCCGAACAGGGCGAACGGCGCCAGCGTCGGGGCGGCGAGCACGCCGACGGTTTGGACCTGGCCGACGAGCAGGGCGGCGGCGAGGGTGCCGGGCACCGAACCGGTGGTGCCGCCGAGGACGACCACGATCAGGGACAGGATGAGCACGGTGGTGTCCACTCCGGGTGCGGGGCCGAGCAGCGGTGCGCCGAGGACGCCGGCGGTGACGGCGAGCGCACCGCCGACGGCGAACGCCGTGGCGCGTAGCCGGCGGACGTTGACGCCGGTCGCGGCGGCCATGCCCGGGTCGGCGACGGTGGCGCGCAGCAGCAGTCCGGCGGTGCTGTGTCGCAGGGTCAGATGCAGGCCGACGGCGATCGCGGCGGCGACGCCGATGAACACCAGCCGGTAGACGGGGTAGCCGTGGCCGAACAGGTCGACCCGCCCCGCGAGTACGGCGGGCGGGTCGGCCGGCAGCGGGGCCGGCCCGAACACCGACCGGAAGGCGTCGGCGGCCAGGAACGCCATCCCGATGGTGACCAGCGCCTGGTCGAGATGCCCGGTCAGCGGGCGTAGCGCGGCGGCCAGGCCGCCGCCCGCGGCGGCGCCGACGACGACGGCGACGGCCACCGCCGTGGCGAGGCCGAGCAGGCTGCCGCCGGTGAGTAGCCAGGCCAGGTAGGCGCCGGCCAGGTAGAGGGTGCCGTGGGCCAGGGTCAGCACGTCCATGACGCCGAAGATCAACGCCAGGCCGGCGGCCACCACGAACAGCAGCAGCCCGTACGCGATCCCGTCGATCGCCGTCGCCGCGTACATCTGTCCCACGACACCCTCCCCTTTTCTTCTCGCGGTCCTTGGTCAGTTGTCGGCGCGGCGGCCGACAGCGGTGACCATCGGGTAGGACCAGGCGAGGGTGTGTGGGTCGCTCATGCCCTCACGCAGGATGTCCAGCTGCGCCCGTGTCACCCCGGCCCTGTACAGCGCGTCCTGCATCTGGCGGCTGTTGCTGGCGTGCAACAGGCAGCCGGCGGTGCCGCCGTCCCAGGTCTCGGTGTGGAGCCTGGCGCGCACATCGGTGAGTCCGGCGCGGCGCATCGCCAGCGGCAGCTCCCGGGCCCAGCCCGCGTCGGCGCCGTTGGCGGTGGCGATACCGACCAGCGCCTGCTGGAAGGCGAGGAACGCCTCGGCGAGCCCGGGTGGGCCGTCGCAGAACATCTCGTCGAGTCGGGTGCAGTCCCAGTCGGAGATCACCAGGACACCACTGGGAGCCAGGGCCGCCACGGCGCGGCGCAGCAGCTGCCGCCGTTGCGGCAGGTGCATGAACAGCAGCCGGGCGTGGACCAGGTCGTAGACGCCGTCGCCGAGGTCGATGGTGGTGACGTCGGCGGCGCGCACCTCGACGAGGTCGTGGCTGCGGATGTGCCGGGGGTCGGCGTCGATGGCGACGACCCGGCCGGTGGGGCTGACCTGTTCGGCCAGCCATGCGGTGACGGTGCCGGCTCCGGCGCCGAGGTCCAGGCACCGCCACCCGGTCGTGACTCCCTCCTGGATCAGCACGTCGGCGGTGTGCTCGTCCAGGATCTCGGCGAGCAGCCGCACCTGCTGGGCGGCCTCGCGGGTGGCGTTGTCGAAGGTGTACCGGCCGACGCTGGTGTCGGCCGACGATGATGCGGTCACGGTCAGCTCCGGTTCTATTCGCCGAGGGTGGTCAGATGGGCGATGACGACGTTCGCGGCGGTCCGGCCGTCGAGCTGGACCTCACGCAGGTACCAGGGCTGGATCGGTGAGTGGTTGACACCGAAGCGCCACTGCCCGCGCGGGCTGTCGATCACCCCGAGTTCACCGATCGCGGTGTTGATCGACGCGCTGGTCGGGCTCTCCCCCGCCGCGGCGATCGCACGGTCCAGGATCAGCGCGGCGTCCCAGCCGGTGACGGCGTAGATGTTCGGGGCGCTCTGATGCTGATCCTCGAAGGCGGGGGCGAACGCCCGGTTCGCCGGGTTGTCCAGGTTGGGCGCGTAGTTCATCACCGTGCGGACACCGGTCGCGGCGTCGCCCTGAGCGGGAAGGACCGCGCCCTCGGTCAGGAACCCGGCCCCGTACAGCGGGATCGTGTCCTTGAGACCGGTCTGCTCGTACTGCTTGACGAAGTCGACCGCGGCGGTGCCGGCGTAGAAGCAGTACACCGCCTTCGCGCCACTGGCGGCGACCTGGTTGAGGTAGGGCAGGAAGTTCGTCGTCGCCGGCCACGGCGTCCACGCCGGCCGGCTGCCGGTGTTGGCGAGCTCACCACCAGCGCCCGTGTAGGCGTCGACGAACCCACCGATCTGGTCATGGCCGCCGACGTAGTCCGGACCGATCACGAACACCGGCCCGTCCACGGTGGTGCGGATGTGCTCGGCCACGGCCTGCCCGGTCTCCCGCGACAGCCACGAGGTGTGCCAGATGTAGGTCAGGTCCGTCAGCGTCGACGGCCGGCCGCCGGTGCCGATGAACGGCACCCCGCGTTCGGTCACGATCGTCTTGATCGACTCCACCGCGTCGGCGGTGCCGGTGCCGACGATCACGCTGACCTTGTCCTGGTCGAGCAGTTTGCGGGCCGCGGTCAACGCGGACTGCTTGCCCTCGGCCTCGTCAGCGGTGACGATCTCCACCTTCTGCCCGCCGAGCATGCCGTCGTGGCTGTCGAGGTACAGCTGCCAGCCGCGTTGCAGGTCGACACCGATGGCCTGGTACGGGCCCGACAGCGGCCAGATCAACCCGATCTTCAACGGACCGTCCGGCGGTCCGGTGTCCACAGCCGAGCCGGAACAGCCCGCCACCGCCAACAGCAGCGCGGTCACGCCAGCCAGCAACCGGGCAGGTCGCAGCACCATACAAAAGCTCCTTCACATCGGGGATTGGGTGGTTCAGCCGCCGGAGCGGCGGCGGGTCAGGACGTGCTCCACCAAGGCGATCAGCACCGCGCGGGCGTCGGCGCGGTCACGGGCGTCGCAGGTCAGCAGCAGCGTCCGGGCGTCGATACCGAGGGCCTGACGTAGTTCGGCCTCGGCGAACACCCGTGCGTCCGGAAACGTGTTGACCGCGACCACGAACGCCACCCGCCGGTGGGTGAAGAAGTCGATCGCGGCGAAGCAGTCGTCCAGACGGCGGGTGTCGGCCAGGACCACCGCCCCGACCGCGCCGCGCGCCAGCTCATCCCACATGAACCAGAACCGGTCCTGCCCCGGCGTGCCGAACAGGTACAGGATCAACGCGTCGTCGATGCTGATCCGGCCGAAGTCCATCGCCACCGTGGTTGTCGTCTTCCCCGGCACCGCCACGGTGTCGTCCACACCGACACCGGCCACCGTCATCACCGCCTCGGTGGTCAACGGCACGATCTCCGAC is drawn from Micromonospora sp. Llam0 and contains these coding sequences:
- a CDS encoding ATP-binding cassette domain-containing protein, producing the protein MTLHLDRVSRRYGGLTALHPLTLTIPTGARHAVIGANGAGKSTLFHLIAGSTRPTTGRIVFDGHDVTRARPASRARRGIGRTWQHPAVFDRLTAAANVALAITRHHTLTTRRRFLHPGHTTALVHAALAAAGLTAHATSPAGALPYGLRRRLELAVALAARPRLLLLDEPSAGLDPDEIQRLAATIGALPDTVTVLFIDHHLDLVWQIAGTVTVLHHGHHIATGTPHTVRAHPEVQAAYLNPATTDAIRPHTRQPGPADRPALLRVRGLRAGYHDAQVLHDVDLTITDRDVTAVLGRNGAGKTTLLSALAGLIPTTAGHIHFAGIPLPTAPHHIARAGVAIVPQGRRLFGALTVTDHLTVAEAAARHHRTAAGRRWTRDEILTLLPPLRARLRHHAADLSGGEQQMLAIARALLGNPRLLLLDEPSEGLAPAIIAQLTTALRRIAGAGVTVVLAEQNLRLAVGIADRALGLHHGRITLDLPSGALTDPTARHDLDRLLGVTDGTSP
- a CDS encoding branched-chain amino acid ABC transporter permease, which codes for MTTTTSVSATTSMVPAPPEGTAARTVIVRAAGAAAVVVAAGLPLIADAYTVTVAATALVFAVLAVSTQLLVGVAGLPAFGQPAYLGVGAYTAALLAGAGVTDGPVLLAAATTTGAVAAAVTAPLVLRTRGTTFLMTTFAIQALTATVAAQWKPVTGGDDGLHTPPVTAWPAGPPLTGAAPVYWYTLAVFLLATTAAVLLARSRLGLVLRGCADHEPRMAALGHHVTVGLAAGYTAAGALAGAAGALLITVNRYVSPADLGFETAALVLLAAAIGAGTISGAVIGAVTVVAVRDLAGQATGGHSLALLGLLFLAVAYARPAAARVRTRLGRLP
- a CDS encoding branched-chain amino acid ABC transporter permease; amino-acid sequence: MYAATAIDGIAYGLLLFVVAAGLALIFGVMDVLTLAHGTLYLAGAYLAWLLTGGSLLGLATAVAVAVVVGAAAGGGLAAALRPLTGHLDQALVTIGMAFLAADAFRSVFGPAPLPADPPAVLAGRVDLFGHGYPVYRLVFIGVAAAIAVGLHLTLRHSTAGLLLRATVADPGMAAATGVNVRRLRATAFAVGGALAVTAGVLGAPLLGPAPGVDTTVLILSLIVVVLGGTTGSVPGTLAAALLVGQVQTVGVLAAPTLAPFALFGALLTVLVVRSRTTGPTAVTPT
- a CDS encoding class I SAM-dependent methyltransferase is translated as MTASSSADTSVGRYTFDNATREAAQQVRLLAEILDEHTADVLIQEGVTTGWRCLDLGAGAGTVTAWLAEQVSPTGRVVAIDADPRHIRSHDLVEVRAADVTTIDLGDGVYDLVHARLLFMHLPQRRQLLRRAVAALAPSGVLVISDWDCTRLDEMFCDGPPGLAEAFLAFQQALVGIATANGADAGWARELPLAMRRAGLTDVRARLHTETWDGGTAGCLLHASNSRQMQDALYRAGVTRAQLDILREGMSDPHTLAWSYPMVTAVGRRADN
- a CDS encoding ABC transporter substrate-binding protein encodes the protein MVLRPARLLAGVTALLLAVAGCSGSAVDTGPPDGPLKIGLIWPLSGPYQAIGVDLQRGWQLYLDSHDGMLGGQKVEIVTADEAEGKQSALTAARKLLDQDKVSVIVGTGTADAVESIKTIVTERGVPFIGTGGRPSTLTDLTYIWHTSWLSRETGQAVAEHIRTTVDGPVFVIGPDYVGGHDQIGGFVDAYTGAGGELANTGSRPAWTPWPATTNFLPYLNQVAASGAKAVYCFYAGTAAVDFVKQYEQTGLKDTIPLYGAGFLTEGAVLPAQGDAATGVRTVMNYAPNLDNPANRAFAPAFEDQHQSAPNIYAVTGWDAALILDRAIAAAGESPTSASINTAIGELGVIDSPRGQWRFGVNHSPIQPWYLREVQLDGRTAANVVIAHLTTLGE
- a CDS encoding ATP/GTP-binding protein, which encodes MTDTAVQMGTAAVVDRRVTSVKILIAGGFGVGKTTFVGAVSEIVPLTTEAVMTVAGVGVDDTVAVPGKTTTTVAMDFGRISIDDALILYLFGTPGQDRFWFMWDELARGAVGAVVLADTRRLDDCFAAIDFFTHRRVAFVVAVNTFPDARVFAEAELRQALGIDARTLLLTCDARDRADARAVLIALVEHVLTRRRSGG